The Deltaproteobacteria bacterium genome has a window encoding:
- a CDS encoding HipA domain-containing protein — translation MNEAYCMMLAGKLGLQVPEVSIRREPDLLFIVKRFDRERSPEGKVLRLHQEDLCQALGVLPDQKYESEDGPTLSQCFKLINKSSIRPAADRMALLHWIIFNVLIGNADAHAKNLAILLTDPGPRLAPFYDLLCTKVYTDLTDKLAMKVGGENRPDWLQTRHWKRLAEDNAIKQHLVIRVLGQMIQDIVPKAEALAAEFNDKYGSLDIIDKICTVIRKRVQKMKYP, via the coding sequence GTATGATGCTCGCAGGGAAGCTGGGTCTTCAGGTGCCTGAGGTATCGATACGCAGAGAGCCCGACCTATTATTTATCGTAAAACGCTTTGACCGGGAAAGGTCGCCGGAGGGCAAAGTACTTCGTCTTCATCAGGAAGATTTATGCCAGGCCCTAGGCGTTCTTCCGGATCAGAAATATGAAAGTGAGGATGGCCCGACGCTAAGCCAATGCTTTAAGCTGATCAATAAGTCGAGCATCCGTCCGGCAGCAGACCGGATGGCACTCCTGCATTGGATCATATTCAATGTGCTGATCGGCAATGCGGATGCCCATGCCAAGAACCTTGCCATTCTGTTGACTGATCCCGGCCCCCGTCTGGCACCGTTTTACGACCTCCTTTGCACCAAAGTCTATACAGATCTAACGGATAAGCTGGCCATGAAGGTCGGTGGGGAAAATCGGCCGGATTGGCTCCAGACCAGGCATTGGAAGAGGTTGGCTGAAGACAACGCGATAAAACAGCATCTGGTCATAAGAGTACTTGGGCAGATGATTCAGGATATTGTTCCGAAGGCTGAAGCATTGGCAGCAGAGTTCAATGATAAATACGGCTCCCTTGACATTATAGATAAAATTTGCACTGTAATCCGAAAGAGAGTTCAGAAAATGAAATACCCCTGA